The Cohnella abietis genome has a segment encoding these proteins:
- a CDS encoding carbohydrate ABC transporter permease, translated as MNTKMAVPMIRKESKRENAVPGMKLSGVVRVIFVVFMLLLVAVELFPLVWLFDFSLLKSGDFFGSDILKWPNPAKWDNYSNAFKNAHIPLLFWNSLFVCTISIVLIVIFSVAMGYALTRMQWKLRKPVLALIMAGMIIPIYSTLLPNFIVFNEIGMLNTYLALILPYVAFQIPISMYIVSGFMETIPKALEEAAIMDGMNVPGLIFRIILPILKPAIATIAVLSFLSCWNEFIMAVTYIDKSSLRTLPFAVVYFMGQYSSNYGAQFAVLAMISIPSILIYLLFTDQINRGITAGAVKG; from the coding sequence GTGAATACTAAGATGGCGGTCCCAATGATTCGTAAAGAAAGCAAGAGGGAAAATGCAGTTCCCGGCATGAAGCTGTCTGGTGTCGTTAGAGTAATTTTTGTCGTATTCATGCTCTTATTAGTCGCTGTTGAACTGTTCCCACTCGTATGGCTGTTCGATTTCTCTTTATTGAAAAGCGGAGATTTCTTTGGCTCTGATATTTTGAAGTGGCCAAATCCGGCCAAATGGGACAACTATTCAAACGCATTTAAGAACGCGCATATTCCGCTGTTGTTCTGGAACAGCTTGTTTGTTTGTACGATCTCTATTGTGCTAATTGTTATTTTTTCGGTTGCTATGGGCTATGCCCTTACCCGAATGCAGTGGAAGCTGAGGAAGCCTGTTCTTGCGCTCATTATGGCGGGGATGATTATTCCGATTTACTCGACGCTGCTGCCCAATTTCATCGTGTTTAATGAGATTGGTATGTTGAATACTTATCTTGCGTTGATTTTACCTTACGTTGCATTTCAAATTCCTATTAGCATGTACATTGTGTCGGGATTCATGGAAACTATTCCGAAGGCACTTGAAGAAGCGGCCATTATGGATGGGATGAATGTGCCCGGCTTAATATTCAGAATCATTCTACCTATTCTGAAGCCTGCAATTGCTACGATCGCGGTTCTGTCGTTCCTGAGCTGCTGGAATGAATTTATTATGGCGGTTACGTACATCGATAAATCCTCTTTACGGACATTACCGTTCGCCGTCGTATATTTCATGGGGCAGTATTCCTCGAATTACGGTGCGCAATTTGCTGTTCTTGCGATGATCTCCATTCCATCGATTCTCATTTATCTGTTATTTACGGATCAGATCAATCGTGGAATCACGGCAGGTGCCGTGAAGGGGTAG
- a CDS encoding AraC family transcriptional regulator, with protein sequence MGKPNLLMEKGEQFFADGFSLYVNRVSEDFDLPEHEHDFIEICYVWAGSGFHYIEDQTIRVTQGDLFFLPLGVSHIFRPSSNKPKEPLIIGNCIFDEKIFHFLTSILPEQYGLYSFRGMNAETDRWLQMREKSGEFGRLFESLYMEFEHKRTGYETMLSGLLLQLLIVMERAMTPEINKGNLIAERIDSVYRFVRDHLHEKQTLATVAQHIGVGERQLQRNLLDKAQLSFTSLLQKERIDRSCQLLIDPSLSSLTIADISSRVGIHDLKRFHLLFKQAMGMTPARYRQLNTQ encoded by the coding sequence ATGGGGAAACCAAATTTATTAATGGAAAAAGGTGAGCAATTTTTTGCTGACGGGTTCTCCTTATATGTAAATCGGGTTAGTGAAGATTTCGACCTGCCGGAGCACGAGCATGATTTCATTGAAATATGTTACGTATGGGCGGGTAGCGGATTTCATTACATTGAGGATCAGACCATTCGTGTTACGCAAGGGGACCTATTTTTCCTTCCCCTTGGCGTTTCTCATATTTTTCGCCCCTCCTCCAACAAGCCAAAAGAGCCTCTTATTATCGGAAACTGCATTTTCGACGAGAAAATCTTTCACTTTCTGACGTCAATCTTACCTGAACAATATGGATTATATAGCTTTCGCGGCATGAATGCTGAGACAGACCGCTGGTTACAAATGCGAGAGAAGTCTGGTGAGTTCGGTCGTTTGTTCGAGTCTTTGTATATGGAGTTTGAGCACAAAAGGACGGGGTACGAAACGATGCTGTCCGGGCTGCTCCTTCAGCTACTGATCGTCATGGAACGGGCAATGACTCCGGAAATAAATAAAGGGAATCTCATTGCGGAACGCATAGATTCTGTATATCGTTTTGTTCGAGATCATTTGCATGAGAAGCAAACCCTAGCAACCGTGGCTCAACATATCGGTGTCGGGGAGAGGCAGCTTCAGCGTAACCTTTTAGATAAAGCTCAGCTTTCTTTTACCTCTCTATTGCAAAAAGAAAGGATCGACCGCAGCTGTCAGCTGCTTATCGATCCTTCGTTAAGCTCCCTTACTATCGCGGATATTTCCTCTCGGGTTGGTATCCACGATCTTAAACGATTCCATCTTCTTTTTAAGCAGGCAATGGGTATGACTCCCGCTCGCTACCGTCAGTTAAATACACAGTGA
- a CDS encoding TIM barrel protein, with translation MKYSLCIGAYSGKDEIYHLEKVKEHGFHGLEYYAWWELQDLKKTAREQERIGVGINATCTKFISLVDETLRDSYLEGVRQTIEACKALNIRSVISQTGNVLEGIPRDKQRQAMVETLKRCAPLFEEAGIVLEVEPLNGLVDHQGHFLQRSDESIDVIDQVDSPNVKIVFDVYHQQITEGNVIRNATGYIDRINHYHIADNPGRYQPGTGELNYVNILRAIKNTGFSGFIGLECGFTIDTDLAIQQFKNEVITQVNA, from the coding sequence ATGAAATATTCACTTTGCATCGGTGCTTATTCTGGTAAAGATGAAATTTATCACTTAGAAAAGGTTAAAGAGCATGGTTTCCATGGACTTGAATACTACGCTTGGTGGGAGCTGCAAGATCTGAAGAAGACAGCAAGGGAGCAGGAGCGTATTGGAGTTGGTATTAACGCAACCTGTACCAAGTTTATTAGCTTAGTCGACGAAACCTTGCGTGATTCCTATCTCGAAGGTGTGCGCCAGACAATCGAAGCATGCAAAGCCTTAAATATTCGCTCCGTCATTAGCCAGACCGGTAACGTTCTGGAGGGCATCCCGCGCGATAAACAACGGCAAGCAATGGTTGAGACGCTCAAGCGTTGCGCTCCTTTATTTGAAGAAGCTGGCATTGTGTTAGAAGTAGAACCGCTAAACGGACTTGTCGATCATCAGGGTCACTTCCTTCAGCGCTCGGACGAATCCATCGATGTTATTGATCAGGTAGATAGCCCGAACGTTAAAATCGTATTCGATGTTTATCATCAGCAAATTACAGAAGGCAATGTCATTCGAAATGCAACCGGATACATTGATCGAATTAACCATTATCACATCGCGGACAACCCAGGACGTTATCAACCGGGAACCGGCGAGCTAAATTACGTCAACATACTCCGTGCCATCAAAAACACTGGCTTTTCCGGCTTCATAGGCTTGGAATGCGGCTTTACGATCGACACGGATTTGGCGATTCAGCAATTTAAGAACGAGGTTATCACGCAAGTAAATGCTTAA
- a CDS encoding NUDIX hydrolase yields MEMKFCSSCGHGLEDRDIDGTIRRACTQCSFVHWGSYSIGVGALVVKDDKVLLVRRAQEPGKGKWTNPGGYIEQLEPIEETIRREVLEESGIEAVVRSIVALRDLPKSIHNLYVAFSMDYVSGEPTPDGFEVDAAGFYSLEEMAEMNVATFTQWLVDVALRGQSEGLTFDTNPIIPLDGYGLFRV; encoded by the coding sequence TTGGAAATGAAATTTTGTTCGTCTTGCGGCCATGGATTAGAAGACCGTGATATTGATGGTACGATTAGAAGGGCTTGTACGCAGTGCAGCTTTGTTCATTGGGGCAGCTATAGCATCGGGGTAGGAGCACTTGTTGTAAAGGACGATAAGGTGCTGCTCGTGCGAAGAGCGCAAGAGCCAGGCAAAGGTAAATGGACGAACCCAGGTGGCTACATCGAGCAGCTGGAGCCAATCGAAGAGACAATTAGAAGGGAAGTTCTAGAGGAGAGCGGAATCGAAGCCGTTGTCCGTAGCATCGTGGCTTTACGTGATCTGCCGAAAAGTATTCATAATCTATATGTGGCTTTTTCCATGGATTATGTAAGCGGAGAACCGACCCCGGACGGCTTTGAGGTAGATGCCGCTGGTTTCTATAGTCTAGAAGAGATGGCGGAAATGAATGTTGCCACATTTACGCAGTGGCTTGTGGACGTCGCTCTGCGTGGACAGTCAGAGGGTTTAACCTTCGATACTAATCCGATTATTCCTCTTGATGGGTATGGATTGTTTCGAGTATAG
- a CDS encoding NHL repeat-containing protein: MTAKTQLRMGNGSYDYEVVAQWGNIPDTHSLGYTHGIVTDEANNVYVFHTGTPSIFKFDSEGNFLSAFGEQIGEGAHGFYLHKELTGEYLYTTDTSKGQMLKLTLEGKEVLALGVPPLQNVYDSDRRYVPTDVAVAPNGDIYISDGYGQSWIHVYNAEGEYKKSWGGKGEEPGLLNCPHGISVDLRSGEPEIYVADRGNHRIQVFTLEGELKRIIDKDMDQPCSFFFFEGKMYIPDLNSRVSIYDQNDRLCAHLGEDQQAYKTEGWPNLAKSYYRADRFSSPHGLCVDSKGNVYVAEWIHDGRLTKLRPI; encoded by the coding sequence ATGACAGCGAAAACACAACTGAGAATGGGTAACGGAAGCTATGATTATGAGGTTGTTGCGCAGTGGGGGAACATTCCCGATACGCATTCCCTTGGCTACACGCATGGGATTGTCACAGATGAAGCGAATAATGTATACGTTTTCCATACGGGAACGCCTTCTATTTTCAAATTCGATAGTGAGGGGAACTTTCTGAGTGCATTTGGAGAGCAAATCGGAGAAGGTGCGCATGGGTTCTATCTCCATAAAGAGCTGACAGGTGAATACTTATACACGACAGATACTTCCAAAGGGCAGATGCTAAAGTTAACGTTGGAAGGAAAAGAGGTATTGGCGCTAGGTGTTCCCCCTCTACAGAATGTGTATGATAGCGATCGTAGATATGTACCTACAGATGTTGCTGTTGCGCCTAACGGAGATATTTATATTTCGGACGGATACGGACAAAGCTGGATTCACGTCTACAACGCGGAAGGGGAGTACAAGAAATCTTGGGGCGGTAAGGGTGAAGAGCCGGGCTTGCTCAATTGTCCACATGGCATATCTGTTGATCTGCGCAGCGGCGAGCCTGAAATTTATGTTGCAGACCGGGGAAACCATCGCATACAAGTATTCACGCTCGAAGGTGAGCTTAAGAGAATTATTGATAAGGATATGGACCAGCCTTGCAGCTTTTTCTTCTTCGAGGGGAAAATGTACATTCCGGACTTGAACAGCCGAGTTTCGATATACGATCAGAATGATCGGCTTTGTGCTCATTTGGGAGAAGATCAGCAAGCTTATAAGACAGAAGGCTGGCCGAACCTAGCGAAATCCTACTACCGAGCGGATAGATTCAGCTCGCCGCACGGTTTATGCGTGGATTCGAAAGGGAATGTCTATGTAGCCGAATGGATTCACGATGGAAGATTAACCAAGCTTCGTCCAATATAG
- a CDS encoding sulfotransferase family 2 domain-containing protein has translation MAVSTLSKRKDVITMGSGSHKSIQPTLFYIHIPKTAGSSMYQILHQVYGCQLGVVADPDTTIWDTILAQPDHGLACIFGHYWFGLHHSSVLPFEYATMMRDPVEAILSYYYYIARQPSHWLYGHALSLSIEDFFDLPEEVVGMFFRDYQTASILGSSSVSVKKAKQQINSFYPIVGITEMFHESVYMLKKRYGWGPLQVYSVNVTPNRPTREGLAPKVIKQIEALVSHDIQVYAFAKKRLLKSIRSLPPHEKELIQQFKLTGALT, from the coding sequence ATGGCTGTGAGCACGTTATCTAAAAGGAAGGATGTGATTACAATGGGGAGCGGTAGCCATAAATCGATACAACCGACTCTTTTCTATATCCACATTCCTAAAACGGCAGGATCGAGCATGTATCAGATTTTGCATCAGGTATATGGCTGTCAGCTTGGTGTAGTTGCGGATCCAGACACTACTATCTGGGATACTATTCTGGCGCAGCCGGATCATGGGCTGGCGTGTATTTTCGGTCATTATTGGTTCGGTCTCCATCACTCATCTGTTCTACCATTTGAATACGCAACAATGATGCGTGATCCTGTAGAAGCCATCCTATCCTACTACTATTACATTGCCCGGCAGCCTAGTCATTGGCTATATGGCCATGCTTTAAGCCTGTCTATCGAAGACTTCTTTGATTTACCGGAGGAAGTGGTAGGAATGTTTTTCCGTGATTATCAAACCGCAAGCATTCTAGGGAGTTCGTCTGTATCTGTAAAGAAAGCCAAGCAACAAATTAATTCCTTCTATCCCATTGTTGGAATAACCGAAATGTTCCACGAGTCGGTCTATATGCTGAAAAAAAGGTACGGATGGGGTCCGCTTCAGGTTTACTCTGTGAATGTAACACCTAATCGCCCGACGCGAGAGGGGTTAGCCCCTAAAGTCATTAAACAAATCGAGGCATTGGTTTCTCATGATATCCAAGTATACGCCTTTGCGAAAAAACGTCTTCTAAAAAGCATCAGATCGTTGCCTCCTCATGAGAAGGAGCTTATTCAACAATTCAAGCTCACAGGAGCATTAACATGA
- the cysC gene encoding adenylyl-sulfate kinase, which produces MKAGIVCWFVGLSGSGKTTISLMVESKLRAAGIPIAVLDGDELRKWLSSDLGFTYEDRMTHIRRTVYVADLLARNGLIVLAPLITPYKEMREYCRTKLTSYVEVYVDCPIENCIERDVKGLYEKAINGQIPMFTGISDRFDEPTSPDLIVKTNQETAEECACKVIKLLKEQNGCEHVI; this is translated from the coding sequence ATGAAAGCTGGAATCGTATGCTGGTTCGTTGGTTTATCTGGTTCAGGTAAAACAACAATTAGCCTTATGGTTGAAAGCAAGCTAAGAGCGGCTGGTATTCCCATTGCCGTGTTGGATGGAGACGAGCTTAGAAAATGGCTTAGCTCGGATTTAGGGTTTACTTACGAGGATAGGATGACACATATCCGGCGAACGGTTTATGTTGCGGACCTTCTTGCGCGCAATGGGCTTATTGTATTGGCTCCGTTAATTACTCCCTATAAGGAAATGAGAGAGTATTGTCGGACGAAGCTTACTTCGTATGTTGAGGTGTATGTCGATTGTCCAATTGAAAATTGCATAGAGCGAGATGTAAAAGGCTTATATGAGAAAGCGATAAATGGGCAAATTCCGATGTTTACAGGAATATCTGATCGCTTCGACGAACCAACTTCTCCCGATTTAATAGTGAAAACGAATCAAGAAACAGCTGAAGAGTGTGCCTGTAAAGTTATTAAATTACTGAAAGAGCAGAATGGCTGTGAGCACGTTATCTAA
- a CDS encoding RNA polymerase sigma factor has translation MTLIDKQLSLPKLGNGNWEQLRTALNRYCLSLTESHWDAEDLAQDTWLKAVSTTRSADHNNLEAYLLRIAKNTWIDHTRRNATLTRIVKAQQPRVVSPEQGSFELEAAFHSLIKRLSPLQRAVFMLRDVLGYSISETATMLEATEGGVKAALHRARKALDLVREDIEQGRLPLPEDEGLKTFLRILAAAYQTGNVAALIELVQRNEIEPSMAIGILHSRKLAGLPLTKHADIRMAA, from the coding sequence ATGACCTTGATCGACAAGCAGCTTTCCTTGCCTAAGCTAGGGAATGGAAACTGGGAGCAGCTGCGAACGGCACTTAATCGTTATTGCCTATCCCTGACAGAATCTCACTGGGATGCAGAGGATCTGGCTCAGGATACATGGTTAAAAGCAGTCAGCACGACCAGAAGCGCTGATCATAACAACCTCGAAGCCTATTTGTTACGGATTGCAAAAAATACGTGGATTGATCATACGCGAAGAAATGCGACCTTGACCCGGATTGTCAAAGCGCAGCAGCCGAGAGTCGTATCTCCTGAGCAGGGCTCCTTCGAGCTCGAAGCGGCTTTTCATTCCTTAATTAAGCGGTTGTCTCCTCTGCAACGGGCTGTTTTCATGCTTAGAGATGTGCTCGGCTATTCCATATCAGAGACAGCCACTATGCTTGAAGCGACAGAAGGTGGAGTTAAAGCTGCCCTTCACCGAGCGCGCAAAGCCCTTGATCTCGTGAGGGAGGATATTGAGCAAGGGCGGCTTCCTTTACCTGAGGATGAAGGATTGAAAACCTTCCTGAGAATACTTGCAGCAGCGTACCAGACGGGGAATGTCGCAGCGCTGATTGAGCTAGTCCAACGAAATGAAATAGAGCCGAGTATGGCAATAGGAATCCTTCATAGCAGAAAGCTTGCTGGTTTGCCGTTGACTAAGCATGCAGATATACGAATGGCCGCATAG
- the clpP gene encoding ATP-dependent Clp endopeptidase proteolytic subunit ClpP — protein sequence MSSYVPYVVEQTNRGERSYDIYSRLLKDRIIFLGSAIDDQVANSIIAQLLFLAAEDPEKEISLYINSPGGSTSAGFAIYDTMQFIKPQVHTICMGLAASFGAILLLAGAKGKRFALPNSEIMIHQPHGGAQGQASDIAISAKRILQVREKTNRITSELTGQPIERVEKDMDRDYFMSAQEALEYGVIDKVITSANIDLT from the coding sequence ATGAGCAGTTATGTTCCTTATGTAGTTGAGCAAACAAACCGTGGTGAAAGATCCTATGACATTTATTCCAGGCTCCTTAAGGATCGAATTATATTTTTAGGCTCTGCAATCGATGATCAGGTGGCCAACAGCATAATTGCCCAGCTGCTATTCCTGGCGGCAGAGGATCCGGAGAAGGAAATTAGCCTTTACATCAATTCACCGGGGGGCTCTACCTCGGCGGGATTTGCCATTTATGACACTATGCAGTTTATTAAACCGCAAGTTCACACGATTTGTATGGGGCTGGCTGCTTCCTTTGGTGCGATATTACTGTTGGCTGGAGCGAAAGGGAAGCGGTTCGCACTGCCGAACAGTGAGATTATGATTCACCAGCCGCACGGAGGAGCACAAGGGCAAGCGAGCGACATTGCGATAAGCGCCAAACGAATTTTGCAGGTCAGGGAGAAAACGAATCGTATTACATCCGAGCTTACGGGGCAGCCGATTGAGAGGGTTGAGAAGGATATGGATCGTGATTACTTCATGTCCGCCCAGGAAGCATTAGAATACGGGGTTATAGACAAGGTAATCACTTCGGCAAATATAGATTTGACTTGA
- a CDS encoding ABC transporter permease: MEIAERIGLQSNTKTRLPYFSLFRIALPALALITALLLHTLVPNVQPVLSTRGFTIVLSVILLLFLTWFVASLFRPGVFKSLHYFSNITTFIIALIVVWELLTLKSATLPLPYFPSPVKILDALINDRHKLLICVLYSLRLLVIGYLIGAVFGLATGILMGWYKHFQYWVNPFLRFIGPIPATAWIPVVLIIFPSSFTASIFLIALGTWFPVTVMTWSGIAGVNKSFFEVARTLGAKERYLILRVAVPAAFPLIFIGLFMGLGTSFVTLIVAEMLGVKAGLGFYITWAQGWAEYYKVYAALFIMAVLFSTIITVLFKIRDRILIWQKGLIKW, encoded by the coding sequence TTGGAAATTGCAGAACGGATAGGCCTTCAGTCAAATACGAAAACAAGATTACCTTATTTCAGCTTATTCAGAATCGCTTTACCCGCATTAGCATTAATAACCGCGTTGCTGCTGCATACCCTTGTCCCGAACGTGCAGCCTGTCCTGTCTACGAGAGGCTTCACAATCGTGCTCTCCGTAATACTGCTATTATTTTTGACGTGGTTTGTAGCCTCTTTATTCCGTCCGGGAGTATTTAAGTCTCTACATTATTTTTCAAATATTACGACCTTTATTATCGCCTTAATTGTCGTATGGGAGCTTCTGACGCTTAAATCCGCGACATTGCCTCTTCCGTACTTTCCTTCCCCTGTCAAAATATTAGATGCACTAATCAACGACAGGCACAAGCTGCTCATCTGTGTCTTATATTCCTTGAGATTACTCGTAATCGGCTACTTAATTGGTGCTGTTTTTGGCTTGGCAACTGGCATTCTCATGGGATGGTATAAGCACTTTCAATATTGGGTTAATCCATTTTTGCGGTTTATTGGTCCTATTCCTGCCACTGCATGGATTCCCGTCGTTTTAATTATATTTCCAAGCAGCTTTACCGCTAGTATTTTCCTTATCGCATTGGGGACATGGTTCCCTGTTACTGTAATGACCTGGTCTGGTATTGCAGGAGTGAACAAGTCATTTTTCGAGGTGGCAAGAACACTTGGGGCCAAAGAGCGCTACCTTATTCTTCGAGTGGCAGTGCCTGCTGCTTTTCCGCTTATTTTTATCGGCTTGTTCATGGGGCTGGGAACCTCATTTGTAACTTTAATCGTTGCCGAAATGCTTGGTGTTAAAGCTGGGTTAGGGTTTTATATCACATGGGCACAGGGATGGGCGGAGTATTACAAAGTATATGCGGCCCTATTCATCATGGCAGTGCTTTTCTCCACGATTATTACGGTATTATTCAAAATTCGCGATCGCATCTTAATCTGGCAGAAAGGGTTGATCAAATGGTAG
- a CDS encoding ABC transporter ATP-binding protein, producing MVASAVKEGGQISVSGVSRVFEDQGKGGSPIVALSKVDLDIAPGEFVSLIGPSGCGKSTLLRLIAGIDTPTSGELQLDGEAIVDAHPSRGLVFQDPTLFPWKNIWNNVATGPEARGVLKEQKDEVNKFIELVGLKGFEKAYPHQLSGGMAQRAALARALVNHPKVLLLDEPLGALDAFTRMNLQEEILRIWQERGTTMVFVTHDIDEAVYLSDRVVIMTPRPAQIKEVISIDLPRPRVRNSTSFFEYRSRILESLQLVPEIAQPEYSV from the coding sequence ATGGTAGCTTCAGCTGTTAAGGAGGGCGGACAGATTTCGGTCAGTGGTGTTTCTCGAGTGTTCGAGGACCAAGGAAAGGGCGGTAGTCCAATTGTAGCTTTAAGCAAGGTTGATTTGGATATTGCTCCAGGAGAATTCGTATCCCTGATTGGTCCGAGCGGATGTGGTAAATCTACCTTACTACGCCTCATTGCTGGTATTGACACACCTACTTCCGGAGAGCTGCAGCTCGATGGTGAGGCTATTGTAGATGCTCATCCTAGCAGAGGGTTAGTTTTTCAGGACCCGACTTTATTTCCTTGGAAAAATATATGGAATAACGTGGCGACTGGGCCTGAGGCTCGTGGTGTTCTGAAGGAGCAGAAGGATGAAGTAAACAAATTTATTGAGCTTGTAGGGCTTAAAGGGTTCGAAAAGGCTTACCCCCACCAGCTCTCAGGCGGTATGGCACAACGTGCAGCGCTTGCTAGAGCACTAGTTAATCATCCTAAAGTGCTGCTGCTAGACGAGCCGCTCGGAGCCTTGGATGCTTTTACGAGGATGAACCTGCAGGAGGAAATTCTTCGGATCTGGCAGGAAAGAGGCACGACAATGGTATTCGTTACCCATGATATCGATGAAGCTGTTTATTTAAGCGATCGAGTCGTTATTATGACACCGAGACCGGCACAGATTAAAGAGGTTATTTCAATTGATCTGCCTCGTCCAAGAGTTCGCAATAGTACGTCATTCTTCGAGTACCGTTCGCGAATATTGGAGTCGCTGCAGCTAGTGCCGGAAATCGCACAGCCCGAATATTCCGTATAA